The genomic DNA CTCAATCAGGGCCTCGGCGAAGCGCAGGCGATCCTCGTTGATCTCCTCGGGCGTCAGGGTCGCCACCACGCCGCGCAGGTTGCCCTCCAGCGTGTCGCGGACGATCGCCGTGAGCTGTTCGCGCGGCACCTCCAGAAAACGCTCAATGGCGTTCGAGAGCTGCGGCTCCTGCGCGTTGATCTTCACGTTGGCGACGGCGTGAATCTTGAGGGGAATGCCGCCCTTCGAGTAGGCGTTCTCGATGCTGAGGTCGAGCGGAATGGTCGTGAGGTCCATCCACGACACCTTTTCCAGCACCGGAATGCGGAAGGCCCGCCCGCCCCGGATGACCCGGTAACCCACCACGTCGCCCTCCTCGGTGTGGCGGCTGCGGCCCGAGATCACGAGCACCCGGTTGGGCGGCACCACGATCAGGAAGTTCTGAATGAGGATGAAGAGGAGGATGATCCCCAGCAGGATCAGCCCGGCGGTGATCAGCGTTCCGGTGAGTACCACGATGTTCTCCTTCTTTCCTGCGGGCCGGGCCTCACGCCACGCGCCCGTCCCAGGCTTTCACGTCCAGCACGCCGCCCTGCGTCCCGATGACGATGACTGGGTCCCCGGCGTGCAGGGGGTCGTCGCTGCGGGCCAGCACATGTTCGATCTGCCCGGCGACCGTCAGCGCGACCTTGCCCGGACGGCCTGGCGCGGGGGGCACGAGCACTTTCCCGGTCCGGCCCGCCATTCGCCCCGCCGCCGCGCTCACCTCGCCGCGGGTGCGCGCCACCCGGAAGGCGAGCGAGGTCAAGGCCCCCACCGCCAGCCCGGTCACGAGCGCCACGGTCAAGCGACCCGGTCCCGATAATCCCGCCAGTCCGCCCACCACCCCCGCCAGCCCGAAAAAGGCCGCGAAGCTGACCAGCGAGCGCAACGAGAACCACGAGGCGAGGTCGTGCAGGTCTGGCCCGTGCCCCACCCCATCACCTGCGTTCAGATCGCCGTGGTGCCCGCCGAGCAGCGACGCGGCGAGCAGGCCACCGCCCACGAGCAGGCACAGCAGATAGATGTCCATGCCCAGATTGTCCTCCTTGCCCCACGGTACGCGAGCAGGGGCGGGGAGGTTGCCGCAAGGAAG from Deinococcus apachensis DSM 19763 includes the following:
- a CDS encoding NfeD family protein, which gives rise to MDIYLLCLLVGGGLLAASLLGGHHGDLNAGDGVGHGPDLHDLASWFSLRSLVSFAAFFGLAGVVGGLAGLSGPGRLTVALVTGLAVGALTSLAFRVARTRGEVSAAAGRMAGRTGKVLVPPAPGRPGKVALTVAGQIEHVLARSDDPLHAGDPVIVIGTQGGVLDVKAWDGRVA